One window of the Devosia sp. 2618 genome contains the following:
- a CDS encoding FAD-dependent monooxygenase: MISYDADAIVVGGGLAGVAAAIAVAKAGLKTIHLAPAGPPDRRTSALMMPSVDYLSGAGLIDDPAEIGHALTQIRIIDATNRLIRAPETLFDSKEVGLAAFGWNFANTKLLERFHTVAAELPNLETRNLGVTALNAEHTVTLTDGTTLRAPLIVGADGKKSLIRGAAGIHARETAFSQAALVCDLDLGRPIGGASIEFHYPQGPFTLVPAGGNRANLVWIDDRAVLTAAQAGGPDALLKIFAEKSQRLFGNIALATPAHVFPLSTLSVDRAGVDGVVLVGEAAHAFPPIGAQGLNLGLRDVADLAAALAVADRRADDWAVKVSQDYSARRAADLVRTGGVVDTLFRSLLAEMIPTQALRASGLWALKLAPALRRRAFAVGMGER; encoded by the coding sequence ATGATTTCATACGACGCAGACGCCATTGTTGTTGGCGGCGGACTGGCTGGCGTTGCGGCGGCGATTGCCGTCGCCAAGGCGGGCCTCAAGACTATTCATCTGGCGCCAGCCGGGCCACCGGATCGGCGCACCTCAGCGCTGATGATGCCGAGCGTCGACTATCTGTCGGGCGCCGGCCTGATCGATGATCCGGCCGAGATCGGTCACGCGCTGACGCAGATCCGCATCATTGACGCGACCAACCGCCTGATCCGTGCGCCAGAAACACTGTTTGATTCCAAAGAGGTTGGCCTCGCGGCCTTCGGCTGGAACTTTGCCAATACCAAGCTGCTGGAACGCTTTCACACCGTCGCAGCGGAACTACCGAATCTTGAAACCCGCAACCTCGGTGTTACGGCATTGAATGCCGAACACACGGTCACGCTGACAGATGGTACCACCCTGCGCGCGCCTTTGATCGTCGGCGCGGACGGCAAGAAGTCGCTCATCCGTGGTGCGGCCGGTATCCACGCGCGCGAAACGGCGTTCTCACAGGCTGCTCTCGTCTGTGATCTCGATCTGGGGCGGCCCATCGGTGGCGCGTCGATTGAGTTCCACTATCCGCAGGGCCCCTTCACGCTGGTTCCGGCGGGCGGCAATCGCGCCAATCTGGTTTGGATCGATGATCGTGCCGTTTTGACAGCTGCACAGGCTGGCGGGCCGGACGCTCTGCTCAAAATCTTTGCTGAGAAATCTCAGCGCCTGTTCGGCAACATAGCGCTGGCAACACCCGCCCATGTGTTTCCGCTCAGCACGCTCAGCGTTGATCGCGCCGGTGTCGATGGCGTGGTGCTGGTTGGTGAAGCGGCACACGCCTTCCCGCCCATTGGGGCGCAGGGGCTTAATCTCGGCCTTCGCGATGTGGCCGATCTGGCGGCAGCGCTCGCCGTAGCTGATCGTCGTGCCGATGACTGGGCCGTCAAGGTCAGCCAGGACTATTCTGCGCGGCGCGCTGCCGATCTGGTGCGCACGGGCGGCGTCGTGGACACGCTGTTTCGGTCACTACTCGCCGAGATGATCCCGACGCAGGCTTTGCGTGCTAGTGGGCTCTGGGCACTCAAGCTCGCCCCTGCTTTGCGGCGGCGAGCTTTTGCGGTCGGCATGGGTGAACGCTAG
- a CDS encoding DUF6691 family protein: protein MDNLKLPYLATAAVSGALFGTGLYVSQMVDAFKVLRFLDFGAIPTGGWDPSLAFVIGPAIIVMFIVVQFSRRRAAPLFDTRFHEPQSKVIDARLIGGAALFGIGWGMAGICPGPAISLIAFMPDNLWIFLIAMFIGSAAGSLIIPSGSSAKLANAQ from the coding sequence ATGGACAACCTCAAGCTCCCCTATCTCGCCACGGCCGCCGTCAGCGGCGCGCTGTTTGGCACCGGGCTCTACGTTTCGCAGATGGTCGATGCCTTCAAGGTGCTGCGCTTTCTCGATTTTGGCGCCATCCCCACGGGCGGCTGGGACCCGAGCCTAGCTTTTGTCATCGGGCCCGCGATTATCGTCATGTTTATCGTGGTACAGTTCAGCCGCCGTCGCGCTGCACCGCTGTTCGACACACGCTTTCATGAGCCACAGTCCAAGGTCATCGATGCGAGGCTGATTGGCGGCGCGGCCTTGTTCGGCATTGGTTGGGGCATGGCCGGGATTTGCCCCGGCCCCGCCATCTCGCTGATCGCTTTCATGCCGGACAATCTCTGGATATTCCTCATTGCCATGTTCATCGGTTCGGCGGCTGGCAGCCTGATCATTCCGAGCGGCAGCTCGGCCAAACTGGCGAATGCACAATGA
- a CDS encoding YeeE/YedE family protein produces MESFTPLSAAIGGSLIGLAAAVLWLGNGRIAGISGIFGNVLPPMRSAVWRVVFLVALVAATFVAAKLFPGLGAGGDEPAQLVEAPAAWGISTPVWLAIAGLLTGLGTRIGNGCTSGHGVCGLARLSLRSLVAVIVFFGVAILTVAVTGVV; encoded by the coding sequence ATGGAATCGTTCACGCCACTTTCTGCCGCCATCGGTGGCAGCCTCATTGGCCTTGCCGCCGCCGTGCTGTGGCTCGGCAATGGTCGCATCGCTGGTATATCCGGCATTTTCGGCAATGTGCTGCCACCTATGCGCTCCGCCGTTTGGCGGGTGGTGTTTCTAGTGGCGCTGGTCGCTGCGACCTTTGTTGCGGCAAAGCTGTTTCCGGGCCTTGGCGCAGGCGGCGACGAACCAGCGCAGCTGGTCGAAGCCCCGGCCGCCTGGGGCATTTCCACCCCAGTCTGGCTGGCCATTGCTGGCCTGCTGACCGGGCTCGGCACCCGAATTGGCAATGGCTGCACCTCCGGGCACGGCGTGTGCGGGCTGGCGCGGCTGTCCTTGCGGTCGTTGGTGGCTGTCATCGTGTTTTTCGGCGTCGCGATCCTCACCGTTGCCGTAACGGGGGTGGTGTGA
- the recG gene encoding ATP-dependent DNA helicase RecG yields MQKITCGIFLPRRIALPRPEALSPLFASLHSIKGVGDKLAVLLTRFFGAPDGQEAIALDILMHMPSGVVDRRRQVGIAEAYLNQIVTLKLHVDRHLPPPRGKLHIPHRVFAHDDTGDVQLVFFRAQGGWVEKALPVGEERFVSGKIDFFNGEKQITHPDYIVEPERFATLPLVEPVYPLTQGLSSKALAKLVRQVVDSVPELPEWVAPATMAERKWPSFADAMRVVHFPTNPAEAELWAPARMRLAYDEYLAGQITLQLIRSTMVAARGIARQFTGEVTQRVTEALPFSLTQGQQQAVDEIRADLASPDRMSRLLQGDVGAGKTVVALMAMAAIAEGGAQSAIMAPTEILATQHYKTLKPLCDAVGLGCELLTGKMGAAERRAKLASIASGETDIVVGTHALFQSGVEFHNLGLTVVDEQHRFGVHQRLALSDKGKHTDLLVMTATPIPRTLVLTHFGDMAVSVLREKPRGRQPIDTAVLSIGDYDRVIARLRARLDEGAQAFWVCPLVEESEHLDVMAAEDRFAELQKVFGDKVALVHGRMSAAAKQAVMQRFSANELKLLVATTVIEVGVDVPNASIMIIEHAERFGLAQLHQLRGRVGRGSVRSACLLLYKDPLSETAKARLDTIKSTEDGFVIAERDLELRGQGDVLGTRQSGMPGYRLAVPDVHRHLLDFAHDEAKELLARNPGLAGPEGEAARTLLYLFRKDLAIPLIRAG; encoded by the coding sequence TTGCAGAAGATCACTTGTGGCATTTTCCTCCCAAGGAGAATCGCCCTGCCCCGTCCCGAAGCCCTATCGCCGCTGTTTGCCTCGCTGCATTCCATCAAGGGTGTCGGCGACAAGCTGGCTGTGCTGTTGACCCGGTTTTTCGGGGCGCCGGATGGGCAGGAAGCGATTGCGCTCGATATCCTGATGCATATGCCGTCCGGTGTGGTCGACCGACGCCGCCAGGTTGGCATTGCCGAGGCCTATCTCAACCAGATCGTGACGCTGAAACTTCACGTCGACCGCCACCTGCCGCCGCCGCGCGGCAAGCTGCATATCCCTCATCGCGTCTTTGCCCATGACGATACTGGCGATGTGCAGCTGGTGTTTTTCCGCGCCCAGGGTGGTTGGGTGGAAAAGGCGTTGCCGGTTGGCGAGGAACGTTTCGTTTCCGGCAAGATCGACTTCTTCAACGGCGAAAAGCAGATCACCCATCCCGACTATATTGTCGAGCCGGAGCGCTTCGCCACACTGCCGCTGGTCGAGCCGGTCTATCCGCTGACGCAGGGGCTGAGTTCCAAGGCGTTGGCCAAGCTGGTGCGGCAGGTGGTCGATAGCGTGCCCGAACTGCCTGAATGGGTCGCGCCGGCCACAATGGCGGAGCGCAAATGGCCCAGCTTTGCCGACGCGATGCGCGTGGTGCATTTTCCGACCAATCCCGCCGAGGCCGAGTTGTGGGCCCCTGCCCGCATGCGGCTGGCCTATGACGAGTATCTCGCCGGGCAAATCACCCTGCAGTTGATCCGCTCCACCATGGTCGCCGCGCGCGGTATTGCACGCCAGTTCACTGGCGAAGTCACGCAACGTGTAACGGAGGCGCTACCATTCTCACTGACCCAAGGCCAGCAACAGGCTGTCGACGAAATTCGCGCCGACCTGGCTTCGCCCGACCGCATGTCACGATTGCTGCAAGGCGATGTCGGCGCCGGCAAGACCGTTGTGGCTCTGATGGCCATGGCGGCGATTGCCGAAGGCGGCGCGCAGTCAGCCATCATGGCGCCGACGGAAATCCTCGCCACGCAGCACTACAAGACACTCAAGCCACTCTGCGACGCGGTCGGCCTCGGATGCGAGCTACTGACCGGCAAGATGGGCGCCGCCGAACGCCGCGCAAAGCTGGCGTCCATCGCAAGTGGCGAAACCGATATCGTCGTGGGCACCCATGCCCTGTTCCAGTCGGGCGTCGAATTCCACAATCTGGGCCTCACCGTGGTCGACGAACAGCACCGCTTCGGCGTGCACCAGCGTCTGGCGCTATCCGACAAGGGCAAGCACACCGATCTGCTGGTGATGACCGCCACGCCGATCCCGCGCACGCTGGTCCTCACCCACTTCGGCGACATGGCCGTCAGCGTGCTGCGCGAAAAGCCGCGCGGGCGTCAGCCGATCGATACGGCCGTGCTCTCCATCGGCGACTATGACCGTGTCATCGCCCGCCTGCGAGCGCGGCTGGACGAAGGGGCGCAAGCGTTCTGGGTTTGCCCTTTGGTCGAGGAGAGCGAGCATCTCGACGTCATGGCCGCCGAAGATCGTTTTGCCGAACTGCAAAAGGTGTTCGGCGACAAGGTCGCGCTGGTGCATGGCCGCATGAGCGCCGCCGCCAAGCAGGCTGTCATGCAGCGCTTTTCAGCCAATGAGTTGAAGCTGCTGGTGGCCACGACCGTGATTGAAGTCGGCGTCGACGTGCCCAATGCCTCGATCATGATCATCGAACATGCCGAACGCTTTGGTCTGGCCCAGCTGCATCAGTTGCGCGGCCGCGTCGGCCGTGGCTCGGTTCGCTCGGCCTGCTTGCTGCTCTACAAAGACCCACTGAGCGAAACCGCCAAAGCGCGGCTCGATACCATCAAATCGACCGAAGACGGCTTCGTCATCGCCGAGCGCGATCTTGAGCTACGCGGTCAGGGCGACGTGCTGGGTACGCGCCAGTCCGGCATGCCGGGATACCGGCTGGCCGTTCCGGACGTGCATCGGCATCTACTCGATTTCGCGCATGACGAGGCCAAGGAACTGTTGGCGCGCAATCCGGGGCTGGCGGGACCGGAAGGTGAAGCAGCGCGGACGCTGCTCTATCTGTTCCGGAAAGATCTGGCGATTCCGCTGATCCGGGCGGGGTAA
- the mfd gene encoding transcription-repair coupling factor has product MNEIVAQRPTRTIANVPDGMQPMVLARLVQQRIEAAPDDAASVVFVARDGRRLQRMADILTAMLPGHTVLTLPAWDCLPYDRVSPNNVTIAARMNTLAALTSGGKGAVVLTAVNALIQRLPPRDVVETMSFSAVTSRVVDSNKLISWASNNGYLRVPTVRESGEYAVRGGLVDLFPASAEAPLRFDFFGSQLESIRTFDPDSQRTTGTLKRVDLTPMSEVVLTDETIKRFRQNYTATFGGNTVDDTLYASVSGGSRYSGTEHWLPFFYDHMDTLASYVGDAPFVFDEQASEAYADRVAQIRDYYDAREAARLLPVVAGSGAPYKPIKPDLLYAVDQHPYALAGASVVQLTQFLSPETKASDDAGGHIAPSFAAERQATDTNLFQSVVDRLLAERRNGRRAVVACWSTGTRDRMVQVLKDHGLTNPRLAENWRDAETTSAATTSLVVLPLETGFETKDLLVLSEQDILGERILRPQRKKKASDALTEAASLAAGDLVVHVDHGIGRFLGLKVIQAGGAPHECVELEYGGDTKLYLPVENIELLTRYGSDDGHVTLDKLGGVAWQAKKGKLKQRIREMAEQLIKIAAARLLTKADVVEINPGAYDEFAARFPYEETEDQMAAIEAVFDDVTSGRVMDRLVCGDVGFGKTEVALRAAFAVALSGKQVAVVVPTTLLSRQHFKTFSERFNGLPVRVRQASRMVGSAELKATKEGLADGQVDIVVGTHALLSKTIKFKDLGMVIVDEEQHFGVGHKERLKELKANVHVLTLTATPIPRTLQLALTGVRDLSLLATPPVDRLAIRTFISPFDALSVREALLREKYRGGQSFYVVPRIKDQHEIAEFLKAQVPEVSYVVANGQMAPGELDDIMNAFYDNKFDVLVATTIVESGLDIPNANTLIVHRADHFGLAQLYQIRGRIGRAKARAYALFTVPADRKLTDTAERRLGVLQSLESLGAGFQLASHDLDIRGAGNLLGDEQSGHIREVGFELYQAMLEEAVANLKNGEEDYEDKNEWSPQISLGMPVMIPEHYVPDLQLRMQLYRRLGDLTDIRDIDAAGAELIDRFGPLPEEVEALLKVILVKALCRQANVEKVDAGPKGAVISLRHNEFPNPAALVRMVSDPASQVRIKPDQKLVFARNWPTPNDRLKGAAAILSRLAKLAENAA; this is encoded by the coding sequence ATGAACGAGATCGTCGCGCAGCGTCCAACCCGCACCATCGCCAATGTGCCCGATGGCATGCAGCCAATGGTGCTGGCGCGCCTCGTGCAGCAGCGCATCGAGGCTGCCCCGGACGATGCGGCGAGTGTTGTGTTCGTGGCGCGCGACGGTCGTCGCCTGCAGCGCATGGCCGATATTCTGACGGCCATGCTGCCGGGGCACACTGTGCTGACGTTGCCCGCCTGGGACTGCCTGCCTTACGATCGCGTCTCCCCCAACAACGTCACCATTGCCGCGCGGATGAACACGTTGGCGGCGCTGACCAGCGGCGGCAAGGGCGCTGTCGTTCTGACCGCGGTCAACGCGCTGATCCAGAGATTGCCGCCACGCGATGTGGTGGAAACCATGTCGTTTTCGGCGGTGACCAGCCGCGTGGTCGACAGCAACAAGCTGATCAGCTGGGCGTCCAATAACGGCTATCTGCGCGTGCCGACGGTGCGCGAAAGCGGCGAATATGCCGTGCGCGGCGGTCTGGTCGATCTGTTCCCGGCCAGCGCCGAAGCACCGTTGCGCTTTGATTTCTTCGGCAGCCAGCTCGAATCCATCCGCACTTTTGATCCCGACAGCCAGCGCACCACAGGCACGCTGAAGCGCGTTGACCTGACGCCAATGAGCGAAGTGGTGCTGACCGACGAAACCATCAAGCGGTTTCGGCAGAATTACACGGCGACCTTCGGCGGCAATACCGTCGATGACACCCTCTATGCCTCGGTCAGTGGCGGTTCGCGCTATTCGGGCACCGAGCACTGGCTGCCGTTTTTCTACGATCACATGGATACGCTGGCGAGCTATGTCGGCGATGCACCATTCGTGTTCGACGAGCAGGCCAGCGAGGCCTATGCCGACCGCGTTGCGCAGATCCGCGATTACTACGACGCGCGTGAAGCCGCGCGGCTGCTGCCGGTCGTCGCTGGTTCCGGCGCGCCCTACAAGCCGATCAAGCCTGACCTGCTCTATGCCGTCGACCAGCATCCCTATGCACTGGCTGGCGCATCCGTGGTGCAACTGACGCAGTTCCTGTCGCCCGAGACCAAGGCGTCGGATGACGCGGGTGGGCACATCGCCCCCAGCTTTGCCGCTGAACGGCAGGCGACCGACACCAATCTGTTCCAGTCCGTTGTCGATCGACTGCTCGCCGAACGCCGCAATGGCCGTCGCGCCGTGGTCGCCTGCTGGAGCACGGGCACCCGTGACCGCATGGTGCAGGTGCTCAAAGACCATGGCCTCACCAATCCGCGCCTCGCCGAAAACTGGCGCGACGCGGAAACCACAAGCGCCGCGACCACCTCGCTGGTCGTGCTGCCGCTCGAAACCGGCTTTGAAACCAAGGACCTGCTGGTCCTTTCGGAGCAGGATATTCTGGGCGAACGCATCCTGCGACCGCAGCGCAAGAAGAAGGCCAGCGACGCGCTGACCGAAGCGGCGAGCCTCGCTGCCGGCGATCTGGTGGTCCACGTCGATCACGGTATCGGACGCTTCCTCGGCCTCAAGGTGATCCAGGCCGGTGGCGCACCGCATGAATGCGTCGAGCTCGAATATGGTGGCGACACCAAGCTCTATCTGCCGGTCGAAAACATCGAATTGCTGACCCGCTATGGCTCGGACGATGGTCACGTGACCCTCGACAAGCTGGGCGGCGTCGCCTGGCAAGCCAAGAAGGGCAAGCTCAAGCAGCGAATCCGCGAAATGGCGGAGCAGCTCATCAAGATCGCGGCGGCGCGCCTGCTTACCAAAGCGGACGTGGTCGAGATCAATCCGGGCGCCTATGACGAATTCGCCGCGCGCTTCCCCTATGAGGAAACCGAAGACCAGATGGCCGCTATCGAAGCGGTGTTCGATGACGTGACCTCGGGCCGCGTCATGGATCGTCTGGTCTGTGGTGACGTGGGCTTCGGCAAGACCGAAGTTGCGCTGCGCGCGGCCTTTGCCGTGGCACTCAGCGGCAAGCAGGTGGCAGTCGTCGTGCCAACGACGCTCTTGTCGCGTCAGCACTTCAAGACCTTCTCCGAGCGCTTTAACGGACTGCCGGTGCGCGTCCGTCAGGCCTCGCGCATGGTCGGTTCGGCCGAGCTCAAGGCGACCAAAGAAGGTCTGGCCGATGGTCAGGTCGATATCGTCGTCGGCACCCATGCCCTCCTGTCCAAGACCATCAAGTTCAAAGACCTTGGCATGGTGATCGTGGACGAAGAGCAGCACTTCGGCGTTGGCCACAAGGAGCGCCTCAAGGAGCTCAAGGCTAATGTGCACGTTCTGACGCTGACCGCGACACCGATCCCGCGCACGCTGCAGCTGGCGCTGACCGGCGTGCGGGACCTGTCGCTGCTGGCAACGCCGCCCGTCGACCGTCTGGCGATTCGCACATTCATTTCGCCCTTCGATGCGCTGTCGGTGCGCGAGGCGCTGCTGCGCGAAAAGTATCGCGGCGGGCAGAGCTTTTATGTCGTGCCGCGCATCAAAGATCAGCACGAGATCGCCGAGTTCCTCAAGGCGCAGGTGCCCGAGGTGTCCTATGTCGTCGCCAATGGCCAGATGGCGCCGGGCGAACTCGACGACATCATGAATGCCTTCTACGACAACAAGTTCGACGTGCTGGTGGCCACCACCATCGTCGAATCAGGTCTCGACATTCCAAATGCCAACACGCTGATCGTACATCGGGCCGATCATTTCGGCCTGGCGCAGCTCTATCAGATCCGTGGTCGTATCGGCCGCGCCAAGGCGCGTGCCTATGCGCTGTTCACGGTGCCTGCTGACAGAAAATTGACCGACACGGCCGAACGGCGCCTCGGCGTGCTGCAATCGCTCGAAAGCCTCGGCGCCGGTTTCCAGCTGGCCAGCCACGATCTTGATATTCGCGGGGCAGGGAACCTGCTCGGCGACGAGCAGTCCGGCCATATCCGTGAAGTCGGATTCGAGCTGTATCAGGCCATGCTTGAAGAGGCCGTGGCCAACCTCAAGAATGGCGAAGAGGACTACGAGGACAAGAACGAGTGGAGCCCGCAAATCTCGCTGGGCATGCCGGTGATGATCCCCGAGCACTACGTTCCCGACCTGCAATTGCGCATGCAACTGTACCGCCGACTGGGCGATTTGACCGATATCCGGGATATTGACGCCGCTGGCGCCGAGCTGATCGACCGCTTCGGCCCGCTGCCGGAAGAGGTCGAAGCGCTGCTCAAGGTGATCCTCGTCAAGGCGCTATGCCGCCAGGCCAATGTCGAAAAAGTCGATGCTGGTCCAAAGGGTGCGGTCATTTCGCTGCGCCACAACGAGTTCCCCAATCCGGCCGCTCTGGTGCGCATGGTCAGCGATCCGGCGAGCCAGGTTCGCATCAAACCCGATCAGAAACTCGTGTTCGCCCGCAACTGGCCGACGCCGAATGATCGGCTCAAGGGCGCAGCCGCAATCCTGTCACGCCTAGCAAAACTGGCAGAAAATGCCGCTTGA
- a CDS encoding succinate dehydrogenase assembly factor 2: MTAGEDISMRRKKLRYRAWHRGTKEMDLILGPFADANIHDYDQAQLDRLEALMSEEDPPLLTWVMGQEEPPAHVDRVFLAEVIADHQARLAK, from the coding sequence ATGACTGCCGGTGAAGATATTTCCATGCGCCGCAAGAAGTTGCGGTATCGGGCTTGGCACCGTGGGACCAAGGAGATGGACCTCATTCTGGGGCCGTTTGCTGACGCCAATATCCATGACTATGACCAGGCCCAGCTTGATCGGCTCGAAGCGTTGATGAGCGAAGAAGATCCGCCATTGCTGACCTGGGTGATGGGGCAGGAGGAGCCACCGGCCCATGTCGACCGGGTGTTTCTTGCCGAGGTGATTGCAGACCATCAGGCCCGGTTGGCAAAATGA
- a CDS encoding invasion associated locus B family protein, translated as MKFRKPLVAGFAVAALMLSPLTAFAQEAAPAAAPAVEAPAAAAPAAGAAPAIPGVASNNWLKVCDPLPDGQKACIMRQVVLANGQFLGSFLLRDDPGQESRLLAVAAVPLGVLLPFGLTWQIDGAKPVRVPYMLCDPTSCATQLVINEQYVNSLKRGGVLKLTAKNRQNQDLTIEITLAGFTATYDGEAALTFDQFRQETSGENALEQVLQDRAEELRRQLDGGAAAPAAGETPAAPAAQ; from the coding sequence ATGAAGTTCAGGAAACCCCTCGTCGCCGGATTTGCGGTGGCCGCGCTCATGCTGTCCCCTCTCACGGCCTTCGCTCAGGAAGCAGCACCTGCAGCAGCTCCTGCTGTTGAAGCACCCGCTGCTGCCGCGCCAGCCGCTGGTGCAGCTCCGGCCATACCCGGTGTTGCCAGCAACAATTGGCTCAAGGTCTGCGATCCGCTTCCAGATGGCCAGAAGGCCTGCATCATGCGCCAGGTCGTTCTGGCAAATGGCCAGTTCCTCGGCTCTTTCCTGCTGCGTGACGATCCAGGCCAGGAAAGCCGCCTGCTGGCCGTTGCTGCCGTGCCACTCGGCGTGCTGCTGCCGTTCGGCCTGACCTGGCAGATCGATGGCGCCAAGCCAGTGCGCGTTCCCTACATGCTGTGCGACCCAACGTCGTGCGCAACTCAGCTCGTGATCAATGAGCAGTATGTCAATTCGCTCAAGCGTGGTGGCGTGCTCAAGCTGACCGCCAAGAACCGCCAGAATCAGGATCTGACCATCGAGATCACTCTCGCTGGGTTCACCGCCACCTATGATGGCGAAGCTGCGCTGACCTTCGACCAGTTCCGTCAGGAAACTTCGGGCGAAAACGCCCTTGAGCAGGTTCTGCAGGATCGCGCTGAAGAACTCCGTCGCCAGCTCGATGGTGGCGCTGCTGCCCCGGCTGCCGGTGAAACGCCAGCTGCACCTGCTGCGCAGTAA
- the glmS gene encoding glutamine--fructose-6-phosphate transaminase (isomerizing), with product MCGIVGIVGTEPVAGRLVDALKRLEYRGYDSAGVATLDGGAIARRRAEGKLGNLAQKLSFEPLGGQVGIGHTRWATHGAPTELNAHPHATDRVAVVHNGIIENYREMLADLAKDGYLPKTQTDTESVALWVSRELANGADPELAVARTLKKLKGAFALAFLFKGEEGLLIAARHGAPLAIGYGTTEMYLGSDAMALAPFTSRLTYLEDGDWAVITPAGVTIRDGKDAIVQREQQVSHASALLVDKGNHRHFMAKEIYEQPETISHTLSHYVDMGAEKVAIRENLPFDFADLSRLTISACGTAYLAGAVAKYWFERYARLPVDIDVASEFRYREPPLEKGGLSLFISQSGETADTLAALRYCASQGQHVASLVNTLESTIARESNVVFPILCGPEIGVASTKALTAQLTALASLAIAAGRARGVLSAEQETEFVRSLVGLPTAVSAALATEGQIVDIAKRLSKAKDVLYLGRGPMFPIAMEGALKLKEISYIHAEGYAAGELKHGPIALVDEDMPVIVVAPSDELVDKTLSNMQEVAARGGKIILITDAEGAETVGHGVADIIVIPHVSSFVAPILACIPVQLLAYHTAVFMGTDVDQPRNLAKSVTVE from the coding sequence ATGTGCGGTATCGTCGGTATTGTCGGAACTGAGCCCGTTGCCGGGCGCCTCGTGGATGCGCTGAAACGCCTCGAATATCGCGGCTATGACAGCGCGGGCGTGGCAACGCTCGATGGTGGTGCCATCGCGCGTCGCCGGGCCGAGGGCAAGCTGGGCAACCTGGCGCAGAAGCTGAGTTTTGAACCGCTCGGCGGTCAGGTTGGCATCGGCCACACCCGCTGGGCGACGCACGGCGCGCCAACCGAACTCAATGCGCACCCTCATGCGACCGACCGCGTGGCCGTGGTGCACAACGGCATCATCGAGAACTACCGCGAAATGCTGGCTGATTTGGCCAAGGACGGCTACCTGCCCAAAACGCAGACCGATACGGAATCGGTGGCGCTCTGGGTGTCGCGCGAACTGGCCAATGGCGCCGATCCCGAACTGGCCGTTGCCCGCACGCTGAAAAAGCTCAAGGGTGCATTTGCCCTGGCGTTCCTGTTCAAGGGCGAAGAGGGCCTGCTGATCGCCGCGCGCCACGGTGCGCCGCTCGCCATCGGCTACGGCACGACCGAAATGTATCTCGGCTCCGACGCCATGGCGCTGGCGCCGTTCACCTCGCGCCTGACCTATCTCGAAGATGGCGACTGGGCGGTGATCACGCCGGCTGGCGTCACCATCCGCGACGGCAAGGACGCCATCGTGCAGCGCGAGCAGCAGGTGTCGCACGCTTCAGCGCTACTCGTCGACAAAGGCAACCATCGCCATTTCATGGCCAAGGAAATTTACGAACAGCCCGAAACCATTTCGCACACGCTGAGCCACTATGTGGATATGGGCGCCGAAAAGGTCGCCATTCGCGAAAACCTGCCGTTTGATTTCGCCGATCTCAGCCGCTTGACCATCAGCGCCTGCGGCACGGCCTATCTGGCAGGCGCCGTGGCCAAATACTGGTTCGAGCGCTATGCGCGGCTGCCTGTCGATATCGATGTGGCGTCTGAATTCCGCTACCGCGAGCCGCCGCTTGAAAAGGGCGGGCTGTCGCTATTCATTTCGCAGTCCGGCGAAACCGCCGACACACTGGCGGCGCTGCGCTATTGCGCCAGCCAGGGCCAGCACGTCGCCTCGCTGGTCAACACGCTGGAATCGACCATTGCGCGCGAATCCAATGTGGTGTTCCCGATCCTCTGCGGACCAGAAATCGGCGTTGCCTCCACCAAGGCGCTGACCGCGCAGCTGACCGCTTTGGCCAGTCTGGCGATTGCCGCCGGTCGGGCGCGTGGCGTACTGAGCGCTGAGCAGGAGACCGAATTTGTTCGCTCGCTGGTCGGCCTCCCGACCGCAGTCTCGGCGGCTTTGGCAACCGAAGGTCAGATCGTTGACATCGCCAAGCGCCTGTCCAAAGCCAAGGACGTGCTCTATCTCGGCCGTGGCCCGATGTTCCCCATCGCCATGGAAGGCGCACTCAAGCTCAAGGAAATCAGCTATATCCACGCCGAGGGCTATGCCGCTGGCGAGCTCAAGCATGGGCCGATCGCGCTGGTCGACGAAGACATGCCGGTGATCGTCGTCGCGCCATCGGACGAGCTGGTCGACAAGACGCTGAGCAACATGCAGGAAGTGGCGGCCCGTGGCGGCAAGATCATTCTGATCACCGATGCCGAAGGCGCCGAAACCGTGGGCCATGGCGTGGCGGACATTATCGTGATCCCGCATGTGTCGAGCTTCGTCGCGCCGATCCTGGCGTGTATTCCGGTGCAGTTGTTGGCGTATCACACGGCAGTGTTCATGGGCACGGACGTCGACCAGCCGCGGAATTTGGCGAAGTCGGTGACGGTGGAGTAG